GACCTGCCCCGGCTGGCGGGCGAGGAGGTCAGCGCCGAGAGCATCGGCCCGCTGCTGACGCCGAGCCTCTTCGGGGATGGCGGCGTGATCGTGGATTTCGCCGGGGTCAAGCCTGACAAAGCCCTGCTGGAGCTGCTCGCCGCCGCGCCCGTGACCGTCGCCGTGCTGGACGAGACGCCCCCCGCCACCCGCATCAAGCTGTACGAGACGCGCGGGGAGCATCAGCCCTCGCCCGCCCCGCAGAAGACGGGTGACGTGGCCGGATGGGTGGCGCAGCGGGCCAGAAAGACCGGCTTGAAACTCGACCGGGACGCCGCGCTCTATCTCGCGGAGGTGTTCGGCCCCGACCTGACCGGCATCGCGGGCGAACTGAACAAACTCGCCCTGCTCGATCCACCCCTGACGGCCGAGCTGGTCCGGCGGGTGGTGGGCCGCGAGCCGCCCGGCGATTCCTTCGCCATGCTGGGGGCGGCGACCGGCGGGCATCCCGGCGAGGCCGTCACGCAACTGCGCCGCCTGCTGGAGAGTGGCGAGGACCCCTTCAAGTTGCTGGGGGCGGTCGTGTGGCAGTACAGCCTGGTGGCCCGCTGCGTCGCCCTGCTTCAGGAAGGCGGGCGCGTGACCGAGGCGGCCGCCGCCCAGCGCCTCGGCGTGAAGCCCTATCCCGCCAGGAAGGCGCTGGAGGTCGCCCGCCGTCTGAGCGAGGGCAAGATTCGCGCGCACCTGGCCCGCATCCTCGACGCCGACCTCGCCATGAAGCGCGGCCTTGATCCCGCCGCCACCCTCGAACGCCTGATCGTGCAGCTCAGCGTCTGAAGCGGTCGGGAGAACCCTCCGTTCTTTGACCGGCGGCCTCCGCGAAGCCGTGGGGGACGCACTGAGGTCTGCCATCAAGGGGAAAAGGCGTTCAGGACGATAAAAAAGCTCCTCCCCCTTGAGGGGGGAGGCTGGGTGGGGGTGAACGGGCCGGGCGTCCGAGGCCAGGGGGAAGGCCAAACCCCATTTTCAGGCGACGCGGTAAGGGCAGCCTGGGGCTGCCACCCCTCCCCCCAACCCTCCGCTGCGCGGCTCTACGAGTCACCCGCAAGGGGAGAGGGAGAAAAAACCCGTTCTCAGCGGGTTTTTTCAACGGAGTGAGAAGGCCCCTGAGCCTCTTCAGTCCAGCACGTCTATTCCGGCAGCCTCGGCGCGTTCGCGGGCTTCGCGGGCGCCCTCGCCGGTCACGCGCATCACGAAGCGGCGGCGGGGCTGTTCACCCCTGGCGGTGTGGCCGTAGGTGGCGACGCTGATGATGTTGCTGGGCTGCGCGGCGTTGGTGGCGCGGGCGAGGCTGCCGGGCAGGTCGGGCATGTCGAGCGTGAGGCGGGTGCCGCCCTCCTTCAGCCCCATGATGTCGATAAAGGCGCGCAGCACGTCGGTGATGGTGATGATGCCGGTCATGCGCCCCTCCTCGTTCAGCACCGGCAGGCCGCCCACGCCGTGTTCCTGCATCCGCAGGGCGGCGTCCTCCATGTACTCGTCCTCATGGGCGGTGATCACGGGGCGGGCCACCATCTCGCTCACGGTCAGCTTGCTGAGCAGATAGTTCAGTTCCCACACGCTGAGGGTGGTGGCCTTGCTGGGCATGGCGTCCTTGAGGTCCTTGCGGGTGGTGATGCCCACCAGCCGGTCGCCCTCCATCACCGGCAGGCGGCGGAACCCGCGCTCCTTGAGGATCTTGAGGGCGTCCATGACGGGGGTGTCGGGCGTGACCGTGATCGGGTCAGGGGTCATCCAGTCGCTGACGAGCATGGCTCTCAGCTTACTCCGCCTCCGCGACCCTTGCCCCTCTGCCGAACTGACCCTGCCCTGATGCCCGATCTGAGCAAACTGTGAAAGGATTCATTCGGCTCAGAAAAGGCCGTGCTAGTTTGCCCGGCATGAAGATGAACGCTAAGGCGCTCGCCCCCCTCGCCCTCGTGGCAGCGTTCGGCCTGGGGGCCGTAACGCCCCACGCGCAGACCGCTCCCCAGAAGATCGGCTTCGTGGACGTGCAGAAGCTGCTGTCTGCCCACCCCAACGACAAGGACATCAAGGCCATTCAGGACAAGGCGAACACCGAACTGGGCGCGCTCGACCAGCAGATCAAGGCCATCGACGCCAAGGGCGCTTCGGCCACCGCCGCCGAGAAGCAGAACCGTGACGCCCTGGTCAAGACTA
The window above is part of the Deinococcus metallilatus genome. Proteins encoded here:
- the holA gene encoding DNA polymerase III subunit delta, translating into MPLIAFSGNRFLAEETLRDTLAARGLSVRDLPRLAGEEVSAESIGPLLTPSLFGDGGVIVDFAGVKPDKALLELLAAAPVTVAVLDETPPATRIKLYETRGEHQPSPAPQKTGDVAGWVAQRARKTGLKLDRDAALYLAEVFGPDLTGIAGELNKLALLDPPLTAELVRRVVGREPPGDSFAMLGAATGGHPGEAVTQLRRLLESGEDPFKLLGAVVWQYSLVARCVALLQEGGRVTEAAAAQRLGVKPYPARKALEVARRLSEGKIRAHLARILDADLAMKRGLDPAATLERLIVQLSV
- a CDS encoding CBS domain-containing protein, with product MLVSDWMTPDPITVTPDTPVMDALKILKERGFRRLPVMEGDRLVGITTRKDLKDAMPSKATTLSVWELNYLLSKLTVSEMVARPVITAHEDEYMEDAALRMQEHGVGGLPVLNEEGRMTGIITITDVLRAFIDIMGLKEGGTRLTLDMPDLPGSLARATNAAQPSNIISVATYGHTARGEQPRRRFVMRVTGEGAREARERAEAAGIDVLD
- a CDS encoding OmpH family outer membrane protein, with product MKMNAKALAPLALVAAFGLGAVTPHAQTAPQKIGFVDVQKLLSAHPNDKDIKAIQDKANTELGALDQQIKAIDAKGASATAAEKQNRDALVKTIQAKAKAYDDQMKPKVDAVEKAVDAAVSSAAKANGYGIVMDRNVAASSGLVVYADNSTELTDAALKALKP